ACGACACCCCGCCCGGCAGCGCAATCGATGACTGGATGAAGTGGTCGCCTTTCAGCTACCCCTTCAACCTGACCCAGCAACCTGCTGCCTCATTGCCCTGCGGGTTCTCGGAGGCGGGATTGCCCATCGGCCTGCAGGTGGTTGGCGCGCGATTTGCCGACGATCAGGTGCTGCGGGTATGCCGGGCTTACGAGCGTGCATTTCCCGCGCCCTTTCCACAGGCCCCCATGACCGGCGCGGCCATGGCCCAGCAGGTGTCGCCGGTGTAGGGTTTGCACCCTCTTGCCGTGCGCCGCAGTCAGCCCGCCGCAGACTGCGCCAGGACCTGGGCCAGGGCGTCCCTCAACTGCGCCTGGCTGAAGGGCTTGAAGATCCGTGGCAGCTCCGGTACCGGGCCGTCCTGGCGCTGGGCATAACCGCTGGCCAGGATGATCGGCAACTGCGGGTGCAGGCGCCGCACCGCTTCGGCCAACTGGCGGCCATCCATGTGTGGCATGGCCATGTCGCTGATCATCAGCTGGATGTCCCGGTGCTGCTCAAGACACTGCAGCGCCTGGGCTCCGCTGGCGGCGCGGATGACTCGATGGCCCAGGTCCTCCAGCAGCAGCGTGGTGCTGTCCAGGACCAGGCTGTCGTCATCCACCAGCAGCACGCACAGCGGCGGGTGGTCCGGGCCCGGGGCCGGCATGGCCTCACTGCCCGGCGAACCCTTGGCCGCGCTCGCCAGGGGCAGCCACAGCTCGGCGCGGGTGCCCTGGCCCAGGCGGCTCTGGAGCACCAGGCGCCCGCCCAGTTGCTCGGCCAGGCCGTGGACCATCGACAGGCCCAGGCCGGTGCCCTTGCCCAGGCCCTTGGTGGTGAAGAACGGATCGGCGGCGCAGGCCAGGGTCTGTTCGTCCATGCCCTGGCCATCGTCGATCACCGCCAGGCAGACGTACTGCCCCCGGACCAGGTTGCCCGTGGCCCCGCGCAATTGCGCCTCGATCAGGATCGAACCGCCCTCGGGCATGGCATCCCGGGCATTGCTCACCAGGTTCAGCAGCGCCAGTTCCAGCTGGTTGAGATCAGCCTGCACCGCCGGCAGGTCCGGCGCCATCTCCACCCGCAGGGCAATCCTGGGCCCCACCGAACTGCACAGCAGGCCGCTGAGGCTGGCCACCAGTTGGCCCAGGTCCAGGGCCTGGGATTTCAACTCCTGGCGCCGGGCGAAGGCCAGCATGCGCTGGGTCAGGGTCACGCCGCGCTCGGTGCCCTGCAGCGCGTTGTCCAGCAGGCGCCGCAGCCTGGGGTCATCGCCGACCCGTTTGTGCAGCAGCTCCAGGTTGCCGCGGATCACCGTCAGCAGGTTGTTGAAGTCATGGGCGATGCCGCCGCTGAGCTGGCCGATGGCCTGGAGCTTCTGCGACTGGAACAGCGCTTCGCGGGCGACCTCCAGTTCCTTCTGCGCCTGGACCACCTCGGTGATGTCGCGGGTGATCTTGGCGAAACCGATGATGGCCCCGGAGTCGGCGCGGATCGGGTCGACAATCACATGGGCCAGGAACCGCGTACCGTCCTTGCGCAGGCGCCAGCCCTGCTTCTCGAAACGGCCTTCGCGGGCGGCGGCTTCCAGGGCCTTGCGCGGCTCGTCGCTGGCCCGGTCCTCGGCGGTATAGAACAGTGAAAAGTGCTGGCCGATGACTTCCTCTGGGGCATAGCCCTTGATCCGTTGCGCCCCCAGGTTCCAGCTGCTGACCCGGCCCTGGGCATCGAGCATGTAGATCGCGTAGTCGGTCACGCTCTGCACCAGCAGGCGGAACTGCTGTTCGCTCTGTTTCAGGGTCTGCTCGGCGGCCCGTTGCTCGGTCATGTCCCGGGTGACCTTGGCAAAGCCGATCAGCCCGCCGGCGCTGTCGCGGATCGGGTCGATCACCACATGGCACCAGAACCGCGTGCCATCCTTGCGCAGGCGCCAGCCCTCGCCTTCGAAACGCCCGCACTGCGCGGCACTGTCCAGCGCCCTCTGGGGCAAACCGGCCTGGCGATCCTCGGGGGTATAGAAGCAGGAAAAGTGCCGGCCCAGCACTTCCTCCTCCCGGTAGCCCTTGAAGCGCCGGGCACCGCTGTTCCAACTGGCGACCCGGCCCTGGGCGTCGAGCATGTAGATCGCGTAGTCCA
The DNA window shown above is from Pseudomonas protegens CHA0 and carries:
- a CDS encoding PAS domain-containing sensor histidine kinase; the protein is MPDLPEPYRPLTDDRFRLLVDAVVDYAIYMLDAQGRVASWNSGARRFKGYREEEVLGRHFSCFYTPEDRQAGLPQRALDSAAQCGRFEGEGWRLRKDGTRFWCHVVIDPIRDSAGGLIGFAKVTRDMTEQRAAEQTLKQSEQQFRLLVQSVTDYAIYMLDAQGRVSSWNLGAQRIKGYAPEEVIGQHFSLFYTAEDRASDEPRKALEAAAREGRFEKQGWRLRKDGTRFLAHVIVDPIRADSGAIIGFAKITRDITEVVQAQKELEVAREALFQSQKLQAIGQLSGGIAHDFNNLLTVIRGNLELLHKRVGDDPRLRRLLDNALQGTERGVTLTQRMLAFARRQELKSQALDLGQLVASLSGLLCSSVGPRIALRVEMAPDLPAVQADLNQLELALLNLVSNARDAMPEGGSILIEAQLRGATGNLVRGQYVCLAVIDDGQGMDEQTLACAADPFFTTKGLGKGTGLGLSMVHGLAEQLGGRLVLQSRLGQGTRAELWLPLASAAKGSPGSEAMPAPGPDHPPLCVLLVDDDSLVLDSTTLLLEDLGHRVIRAASGAQALQCLEQHRDIQLMISDMAMPHMDGRQLAEAVRRLHPQLPIILASGYAQRQDGPVPELPRIFKPFSQAQLRDALAQVLAQSAAG